A window of the Neofelis nebulosa isolate mNeoNeb1 chromosome 13, mNeoNeb1.pri, whole genome shotgun sequence genome harbors these coding sequences:
- the VAX1 gene encoding ventral anterior homeobox 1 has product MFGKPDKMDVRCHSDAEAARVSKNAHKESRESKGAEGSLPAAFLKESQGAFSASGAAEDCNKSKSNSTADPDYCRRILVRDAKGSIREIILPKGLDLDRPKRTRTSFTAEQLYRLEMEFQRCQYVVGRERTELARQLNLSETQVKVWFQNRRTKQKKDQGKDSELRSVVSETAATCSVLRLLEQGRLLSPPGLPALLPPCATGALGSALRGPSLPALGAGAAAGSAAAAAAAAAPGPTGAASPHPPAVGGAPGPGPAGPGGLHAGAPAAGHGLFSLPVPSLLGSVASRLSSAPLTMAGSLAGNLQELSARYLSSSAFEPYSRTNNKEGAEKKALD; this is encoded by the exons atgtTCGGGAAACCAGACAAAATGGACGTTCGGTGCCACTCGGACGCAGAGGCTGCCCGGGTCTCGAAGAACGCGCACAAGGAGAGCCGGGAGAGCAAGGGTGCAGAGGGGAGCCTCCCCGCCGCTTTCCTAAAGGAGTCGCAGGGCGCCTTCTCCGCGTCGGGCGCCGCGGAAGATTGTAACAAAAGTAAATCCAATTCGACTGCCGATCCGGATTACTGCCGCCGGATCCTAGTCCGAG ATGCCAAGGGTTCCATCCGAGAGATCATCCTGCCCAAGGGCCTGGACCTGGACCGGCCCAAGAGGACGCGCACGTCCTTCACGGCGGAGCAGCTGTACCGGCTGGAGATGGAGTTCCAGCGCTGCCAGTACGTGGTGGGCCGAGAGAGGACCGAGCTCGCCCGGCAGCTTAACCTCTCCGAGACCCAG GTGAAGGTCTGGTTCCAGAACCGGCGCACGAAGCAGAAGAAAGACCAGGGCAAGGACTCGGAACTGCGCTCGGTGGTGTCGGAGACGGCCGCCACGTGCAGCGTGCTGCGGCTGCTGGAGCAGGGCCGCCTGTTGTCGCCGCCCGGCCTACCCGCGCTGCTGCCGCCCTGCGCCACCGGCGCGCTCGGCTCGGCGCTACGCGGGCCCAGCCTGCCGGCCCTGGGCGCCGGCGCCGCGGCGGgctcggccgccgccgccgccgcggccgccgccccGGGTCCCACCGGCGCCGCGTCCCCGCACCCGCCGGCCGTGGGCGGCGCTCCGGGCCCCGGGCCCGCTGGGCCAGGGGGACTGCATGCGGGCGCGCCGGCTGCCGGCCACGGCCTCTTCAGCCTACCCGTACCCTCGCTGCTCGGCTCCGTCGCCAGCCGCCTGTCCTCCGCTCCGTTGACAATGGCCGGTTCGCTGGCAGGGAATTTGCAAGAACTCTCCGCCCGATACCTGAGCTCCTCGGCCTTCGAGCCTTACTCCCGGACCAACAATAAAGAAGGGGCCGAGAAAAAAGCGCTGGACTGA